In one window of Catalinimonas alkaloidigena DNA:
- a CDS encoding transglutaminase-like domain-containing protein, whose amino-acid sequence MEEKELRALVSLLSDEDEEVLSHVEQKIISLGDPVIPYLESEWESNFNPYVQKRIEDLIHHLQYSVLEKKLRAWKEGGAEDLLEGLWLIATYQYPDLEYSKLRKEMEQIYYETWLEMKNDIHPFDQIRILNDVLFGKLKFSANTKNFHAPNNSMLNIVLESHKGNPISLCAVYMLVAQRLKLPVYGVNLPNLFVLTYKSRELQFYINAFNRGLIFYKSDIDNYISHLNLAKMDLFYEPCSNLDIIRRMLRNLIISFEKLGEKEKMEEIKRLVDVITDESDVNY is encoded by the coding sequence ATGGAAGAAAAGGAACTCCGAGCACTGGTATCCCTGCTCAGCGATGAAGATGAGGAGGTGTTGAGCCATGTGGAACAAAAGATTATTTCGCTGGGCGATCCTGTGATCCCGTACCTGGAAAGTGAGTGGGAGAGCAATTTCAATCCGTACGTGCAAAAGCGGATCGAGGACCTGATTCACCACCTGCAGTATTCGGTGCTGGAGAAAAAGCTACGGGCCTGGAAAGAGGGCGGTGCCGAAGATCTGCTGGAAGGACTGTGGCTGATTGCTACGTACCAGTATCCTGACCTGGAATACAGCAAGTTGCGGAAGGAGATGGAGCAGATCTATTACGAAACGTGGCTGGAGATGAAAAACGACATCCACCCGTTCGACCAGATTCGCATCCTGAACGACGTGCTGTTCGGCAAGTTGAAGTTCAGCGCCAATACGAAGAACTTCCACGCGCCCAACAATTCGATGCTCAACATCGTGCTCGAATCGCACAAGGGCAACCCCATTTCGTTGTGTGCGGTCTACATGCTGGTGGCGCAACGCCTCAAGCTGCCCGTCTACGGCGTCAACTTGCCCAACCTGTTCGTACTGACGTACAAATCGCGCGAGTTGCAGTTCTACATCAACGCTTTTAACCGGGGGCTGATTTTCTACAAATCTGACATCGACAACTACATCTCGCACCTGAACCTGGCAAAGATGGACTTGTTTTACGAGCCTTGTTCGAACCTCGACATCATCCGGCGCATGTTGCGCAATCTGATTATCTCGTTCGAAAAGCTGGGCGAGAAAGAAAAGATGGAGGAAATCAAGCGTCTGGTCGACGTGATCACCGACGAAAGCGACGTGAACTACTAG
- a CDS encoding MFS transporter produces the protein MSILSALRYRNFRFYFTGQALSSLGNMMQEVAIAWLAYRLTDSAWLLGVVTFVRQGAAFAMGPLAGVAADRYPKGRMLALYHSVLALASLLLAVLTWTEVITVMHMIGLQIVLGAAKGMEIPARQALVNDIVEDKSILSNAIALNSTLFNTSRIVGPAIAGMLIPLIGEALCFVTYATVSFLIAGIFLWLNAHVTESPSPAIGSFRHQFTEGVRYAYHFVPIRLILILVATVSLLGISFNVLLPVFANEVLHVGATGFGYLTSAIGAGSILGALYFGNRKEAGGLERILFTATLIFAVGVTAFALSGSLVFALGALVISGVGRVMIFTCANTLLQTLSSDDKRGRVLSLYITSFMGAITVGSLLMGFFADQIGAPITVLIGGVSCLLPALFFVRRRAAFQVAQ, from the coding sequence ATGAGTATTCTCAGCGCGCTACGCTACCGTAATTTCCGTTTTTATTTTACCGGCCAGGCGCTCTCCAGCCTTGGCAACATGATGCAGGAAGTCGCCATTGCGTGGCTAGCCTACCGCCTGACCGATTCGGCCTGGTTACTGGGCGTGGTCACGTTCGTGCGACAGGGCGCCGCGTTCGCCATGGGGCCGCTGGCGGGTGTAGCCGCCGACCGTTATCCGAAGGGACGCATGCTGGCCCTCTACCACAGCGTTTTGGCTTTGGCCTCGCTGCTGCTGGCGGTGCTCACCTGGACCGAGGTGATTACGGTGATGCACATGATCGGTTTACAGATCGTCCTGGGTGCGGCCAAAGGCATGGAGATTCCGGCGCGGCAGGCGCTGGTCAACGACATTGTCGAAGACAAGTCCATCCTGTCCAATGCCATTGCTCTGAATTCCACGCTGTTCAACACGTCACGGATTGTGGGCCCGGCCATCGCCGGCATGTTGATTCCGCTGATCGGCGAAGCCCTCTGTTTTGTTACCTACGCCACGGTGAGTTTCCTCATTGCGGGTATTTTTCTCTGGCTGAATGCCCACGTCACCGAATCGCCTTCGCCGGCCATAGGCAGCTTCCGACACCAGTTTACGGAGGGCGTGCGCTACGCCTATCATTTTGTCCCGATTCGTCTGATCCTGATTCTGGTCGCCACCGTTAGCCTGCTGGGCATTTCCTTTAACGTGCTGCTGCCCGTTTTTGCCAACGAAGTGCTTCACGTCGGGGCGACAGGCTTCGGGTACCTGACCAGCGCCATCGGAGCCGGTTCCATTCTGGGTGCCCTCTATTTCGGCAACCGCAAAGAAGCCGGTGGGCTGGAGCGCATCCTGTTTACCGCTACGCTCATTTTCGCGGTAGGGGTTACGGCCTTTGCGCTATCGGGTTCGCTGGTGTTTGCCCTGGGCGCGCTCGTCATCTCGGGCGTCGGGCGGGTCATGATTTTCACCTGCGCTAACACCTTGCTGCAAACCCTTTCGTCGGACGACAAGCGCGGACGGGTCCTCAGCCTCTACATCACTTCCTTCATGGGAGCCATCACGGTCGGCAGCCTGCTGATGGGCTTTTTTGCCGACCAGATCGGCGCACCGATCACCGTCCTCATCGGAGGAGTCAGTTGCCTGCTTCCGGCGCTGTTCTTTGTGCGGCGGCGGGCGGCGTTTCAGGTAGCACAGTAA
- a CDS encoding glycoside hydrolase family 130 protein, translating to MRYTTYFFALLLAGCRFAPAPDTTTATETWQLTGFAKVDAANPVMEPDASLVFYDSLRGDSVQWALKDVFNPAAVVRHDTLFLLFRAEDTVGRHAGTSRIGLAASTDGLHFVKRPSPVLYPADDALQPYEGEGGCEDPRIVEDEAGRYYLTYTSYDGETARLCVATSPDLVHWQKQGLAFSAPQYRNLWGKSGAIVCRREGSRLIATQLQNRYWMYWGDTDLYLATSPDLIHWTPLEADSGLVSVLSPRPQQFDSRLVESGPPALLTDRGIVLIYNSMNLAPDQGGAPHIPEGTYAAGQALFDAENPAQLLERADTYFLYPEAPYEVHGQVGRVCFAEGLVPYKGYWFLYYGTADSKIAVARAPLPE from the coding sequence ATGCGTTATACCACCTACTTCTTCGCCCTGCTGCTGGCGGGCTGCCGCTTCGCCCCTGCCCCCGACACCACCACCGCGACGGAAACCTGGCAACTGACCGGCTTTGCCAAAGTCGATGCCGCCAATCCGGTGATGGAGCCCGATGCTTCCTTGGTTTTCTACGATTCCCTTCGCGGCGATTCGGTCCAGTGGGCGCTGAAAGATGTGTTTAACCCGGCGGCGGTAGTGCGGCACGACACTCTTTTTCTGCTCTTCCGGGCGGAAGATACCGTCGGGCGCCATGCCGGTACGTCGCGGATCGGCCTGGCGGCTAGTACCGACGGCCTGCACTTCGTCAAACGTCCCTCGCCGGTGTTGTATCCGGCCGACGACGCGCTCCAGCCCTACGAAGGCGAAGGCGGCTGCGAAGATCCGCGCATTGTCGAAGACGAAGCGGGGCGGTACTACCTGACCTACACGTCGTACGACGGCGAAACGGCGCGCCTGTGTGTGGCCACATCGCCCGACCTGGTCCACTGGCAGAAACAGGGATTGGCGTTTTCAGCGCCGCAGTACCGCAACCTCTGGGGCAAATCGGGGGCCATCGTGTGCCGACGCGAAGGGAGTCGACTGATCGCCACCCAACTTCAGAACCGCTACTGGATGTACTGGGGCGATACCGACCTCTACCTGGCGACGTCGCCCGACCTGATTCACTGGACACCGCTGGAAGCCGACAGTGGCCTGGTTTCGGTGCTGTCGCCGCGTCCGCAGCAATTTGACAGTCGCCTGGTCGAATCCGGGCCGCCGGCGCTGCTGACCGACCGCGGCATCGTGTTGATTTACAACAGCATGAACCTGGCTCCGGATCAGGGGGGCGCTCCGCACATTCCGGAAGGGACCTACGCCGCGGGCCAAGCGCTGTTCGACGCCGAAAACCCGGCCCAACTCCTGGAACGCGCCGATACGTATTTTCTGTATCCGGAAGCGCCGTACGAAGTCCACGGGCAGGTGGGACGGGTCTGCTTTGCCGAAGGATTGGTGCCTTACAAAGGGTATTGGTTTCTGTATTACGGCACCGCCGACTCCAAAATTGCGGTAGCCCGGGCGCCACTTCCTGAGTAA
- a CDS encoding RagB/SusD family nutrient uptake outer membrane protein has product MIPKIKQLVSLTLVFALGGCQVTDLTPANFLPESEAFADASRVEAAVVGVYEAAQQGYYGTTVQRGYPFGAASTEQGDMKGEDMYNDQLFYEITYTNAWTPTTANNNGMWVGLYRLINRCNVVLEGVATAQESGVITAEAANVYRGEVLFLRALSHHELLVHFSRPYTDDPSSPGILYRTFAINDVSKVSDGEAVQRGTVQADYTQLLADLDEAESLLENGSNVFRAQKGAAIALKSRVKLHMGDWPGVIAEYEKLTTLYALTESPDGPFTSDNSSENIFSLENSAASNPGVNGALVSMYGNPELGGRGLVKVSPVIWQADFWLEGDLRRTLLTTEAANGIYTAKYDAYGVYDDPTPLLRYAEVVLNAAEAYARQNELDMAVTLLNQVRDRALPDGAASYTAASLGGTQAGVLEGIWQERRIEFLAEGKRWMDIHRLAGEGLMAGIPEKAQSRSVTSIDFYTGASPITYDHALAYDNPLFIWPLPLDEMLNNPGLTDADQNPGY; this is encoded by the coding sequence ATGATTCCAAAAATAAAGCAACTTGTAAGTCTGACCCTGGTCTTTGCGTTGGGCGGATGCCAGGTAACCGACCTCACACCGGCCAACTTTTTGCCGGAAAGCGAAGCCTTTGCCGATGCCTCGCGCGTTGAGGCCGCAGTAGTCGGCGTGTACGAAGCCGCCCAACAGGGCTATTACGGTACCACTGTGCAGCGCGGCTACCCGTTCGGGGCGGCCTCGACCGAACAGGGAGACATGAAAGGTGAAGACATGTACAACGACCAGTTGTTCTACGAAATCACCTACACCAACGCCTGGACACCGACCACGGCCAACAACAACGGGATGTGGGTGGGGCTCTACCGCCTGATCAACCGCTGCAACGTGGTGCTGGAGGGCGTCGCCACGGCTCAGGAAAGCGGCGTCATTACGGCCGAAGCGGCCAACGTGTACCGCGGGGAAGTGCTATTTCTGCGGGCGCTGTCGCACCACGAACTGTTGGTGCACTTCAGCCGTCCCTACACGGATGACCCCTCGAGCCCGGGCATTCTCTACCGTACGTTTGCCATCAACGACGTGAGCAAGGTGAGCGATGGCGAAGCCGTTCAGCGAGGCACTGTGCAGGCCGACTATACCCAACTTCTGGCCGACCTCGACGAAGCCGAAAGCCTTCTGGAAAACGGCAGCAACGTGTTCCGGGCGCAAAAAGGAGCCGCCATTGCCCTCAAGTCGCGCGTTAAACTGCACATGGGCGACTGGCCCGGCGTCATTGCCGAATACGAAAAGCTAACGACGCTCTACGCCCTGACCGAAAGCCCCGACGGACCGTTTACGTCAGATAACTCGTCCGAGAACATTTTTTCGCTGGAAAACTCGGCGGCCTCGAACCCGGGTGTCAACGGCGCGCTGGTCAGCATGTACGGCAACCCCGAACTGGGCGGGCGCGGCCTGGTGAAAGTCAGTCCGGTCATCTGGCAGGCCGATTTCTGGCTGGAAGGTGACCTACGGCGTACGCTGCTGACGACGGAAGCGGCCAACGGCATCTATACCGCGAAGTACGACGCCTACGGCGTATACGACGACCCCACGCCGCTGCTGCGGTATGCGGAAGTGGTCTTGAACGCTGCCGAAGCGTATGCCCGTCAGAATGAACTCGACATGGCCGTGACGCTCCTTAATCAGGTGCGCGACCGCGCCCTGCCCGACGGCGCCGCCTCGTATACCGCCGCCAGCCTTGGCGGGACGCAGGCCGGTGTGCTGGAAGGCATCTGGCAGGAACGTCGCATCGAGTTTCTGGCGGAAGGCAAACGGTGGATGGACATTCACCGGCTAGCGGGCGAAGGCCTGATGGCGGGAATTCCCGAAAAAGCGCAGTCGCGTTCGGTTACTTCCATTGATTTTTATACCGGTGCCAGCCCGATCACCTACGATCACGCGCTGGCGTACGATAATCCGTTGTTCATCTGGCCCCTCCCGCTGGACGAGATGTTGAACAACCCGGGCTTGACGGATGCCGACCAGAATCCTGGTTACTGA
- a CDS encoding SusC/RagA family TonB-linked outer membrane protein, with protein MRKTLLLILTLFASACVMAQGRQISGVVRSGTDNGVLPGVNVSVKGSTVGTITDVSGAYTLEVPADAKVLVYSFIGFVTQEVAINNRSTLDVTLEEDIAQLNEVVVIGYGTQERRDLTGSVASVRGEAIENLVTPSFESQLAGRAPGVQITTPGGVLGQAPLIRIRGVNSLTSGADPLIVIDGVPVVTDDRSGIVPANPLANINPADIASFEVLKDGSATAIYGSRAANGVLLITTKRGTAGKTQISYNVSAGFNEEVSRFDLLTGDEFVTIANEKRTNAGATALAQPGENTDWQDYIFRKGGVQQHSLSFRGGSEATQFFFSLGFTDQNSALIANDLQRYSFRANVDHTIKERLKLGTSLSYAFTTINGLNNGANSLSGAVYNATRMLPNVSILDPTNTAFDGFNVQPDGSTLGIGNNLATVDNNIPNIAFVLANNVYRNRNHRLLGSVYGELEIVKGLRARTQVGTDVTLSDDFLSWDPRHGDGRGRNGYASQEFNPAYRWNWQNTLNYQTTLGEAHHLDVTVGAEYQLTNTYNFGAVGQGFSDRFYQQRNLISGSYGTQTISGGFSQTGFDSYFGRLNYNFKGRYLLSVALRNDGISSLPLANRRGTFPGGSIGWRISEEEFFNSTLVRDLKLRASYAEVGNVEIGAFPYVGGFGAVLYGPNPGIAFNQVANSDLQWESSKKYNIGLDLTIERFTLTADVFRNNIDNLVLDAPVAPSLGVPSNSITQNVGAMYNQGLELRLQANVLEKGTFSWTTDFNFTTIRNEVTRLVNPLTSTYNRTEEGSSIAQLYGYQWAGVNSSNGNPMYEKADGSVVQYNLQQGNLGWRVYDPANPADISQTSTGPGGADLTFLGNTLPKWQGGWSNQFRLGSFDLEVFLRYSGGNYIMNESLRGLLGQGFANNHASILGRWTESGDEADVPKLYSGQDANMWQTGAANSRFVEKGDFLRVQNIVLGYRVPSDVLSSLFGTTITSVRAFAQVQNLLTFSKYSGLDPELNQYSSQLQYGVDWNVAPIIRTWSAGINIGF; from the coding sequence ATGAGGAAAACCTTACTGTTAATCCTGACGCTTTTCGCTTCCGCTTGCGTGATGGCGCAAGGCCGTCAAATCAGCGGCGTTGTCCGTTCCGGCACCGACAACGGTGTGCTGCCGGGCGTCAACGTTTCGGTAAAAGGCAGCACCGTCGGTACCATCACCGACGTCTCGGGCGCTTACACGCTGGAAGTTCCAGCCGACGCCAAAGTCCTGGTGTACAGCTTCATCGGCTTTGTCACTCAGGAAGTCGCCATCAACAACCGCTCGACGCTCGACGTCACCCTGGAGGAAGACATCGCGCAACTGAACGAAGTGGTCGTGATTGGTTACGGAACGCAGGAACGACGCGACCTGACCGGCTCAGTAGCATCCGTACGCGGCGAAGCCATCGAGAACCTGGTAACGCCATCGTTCGAATCGCAACTGGCGGGCCGCGCGCCTGGCGTGCAGATTACGACGCCGGGCGGCGTGCTGGGACAGGCTCCGCTCATTCGCATCCGGGGAGTCAACTCGCTGACGTCCGGGGCCGATCCGCTGATCGTCATCGACGGCGTCCCGGTGGTGACCGACGACCGCTCGGGCATTGTACCGGCGAACCCACTGGCCAACATCAACCCGGCCGACATCGCCTCGTTCGAGGTGCTGAAAGACGGGTCGGCTACCGCGATTTACGGTTCGCGGGCGGCCAACGGGGTGCTTCTGATTACGACCAAGCGTGGCACGGCCGGCAAAACCCAGATCAGCTACAACGTCAGCGCGGGTTTTAACGAAGAGGTCAGCCGGTTCGATCTGCTCACAGGCGACGAATTTGTGACCATCGCCAACGAGAAACGTACCAATGCAGGTGCCACTGCGCTGGCCCAACCCGGCGAAAACACCGACTGGCAGGACTACATTTTCCGCAAAGGCGGTGTGCAACAGCACAGCCTTTCGTTCCGCGGAGGTTCCGAGGCGACGCAATTCTTTTTCTCGTTGGGCTTCACCGACCAGAACTCGGCGCTGATTGCCAACGACCTGCAGCGTTACTCGTTCCGGGCCAATGTAGACCACACCATCAAAGAGCGCCTGAAGCTGGGCACCAGCCTTTCGTACGCGTTCACGACCATCAACGGCCTGAACAACGGCGCCAACTCACTTTCGGGAGCCGTCTACAACGCGACGCGGATGCTGCCAAACGTCAGCATTCTCGATCCTACCAACACCGCTTTCGACGGGTTCAACGTGCAGCCGGACGGCAGCACGCTCGGCATTGGAAACAACCTGGCGACGGTCGATAACAACATCCCGAACATTGCGTTCGTGCTGGCCAACAACGTCTACCGCAACCGTAACCACCGCCTGCTGGGCAGCGTCTACGGCGAGCTGGAGATTGTGAAGGGCTTGCGGGCGCGGACTCAGGTCGGTACCGACGTCACCCTCTCGGACGATTTTCTGTCGTGGGACCCCCGCCACGGCGACGGACGTGGACGGAACGGGTACGCTTCTCAGGAGTTTAACCCAGCCTACCGTTGGAACTGGCAAAATACCTTGAACTACCAGACCACGCTGGGCGAGGCGCATCACCTGGACGTGACCGTCGGCGCGGAATATCAGCTGACCAACACGTATAACTTCGGTGCGGTAGGGCAAGGGTTTTCGGACCGTTTCTACCAGCAGCGGAACCTGATTTCCGGCTCTTACGGCACACAGACCATTTCGGGGGGCTTCAGCCAGACGGGCTTCGACTCGTATTTCGGGCGCCTCAACTACAACTTCAAAGGCCGGTACCTGTTGTCGGTAGCACTGCGTAACGACGGCATTTCGTCGCTGCCACTGGCCAACCGGCGCGGCACCTTCCCGGGAGGGTCGATCGGCTGGCGCATTTCAGAAGAGGAGTTCTTCAACAGCACGCTGGTGCGCGACCTGAAACTCCGCGCCTCATACGCAGAGGTGGGCAACGTAGAAATCGGGGCCTTCCCCTATGTAGGGGGCTTTGGGGCGGTGTTGTACGGTCCGAATCCGGGCATCGCGTTCAACCAGGTGGCGAACTCGGACCTGCAGTGGGAATCGTCGAAGAAATACAACATCGGGCTGGACCTGACCATCGAACGGTTTACGCTCACGGCCGATGTGTTCCGCAACAACATCGACAATCTGGTTCTGGACGCGCCGGTCGCGCCGTCGCTGGGGGTGCCCAGCAACAGCATTACGCAGAACGTTGGTGCCATGTACAACCAGGGGCTGGAGTTGCGCCTGCAAGCCAACGTGCTGGAAAAAGGTACGTTCTCGTGGACGACCGACTTCAACTTTACGACCATCCGTAACGAGGTGACCCGCCTGGTCAATCCCCTCACCAGCACTTACAACCGCACCGAAGAGGGCAGCTCGATCGCGCAGCTGTACGGCTACCAGTGGGCCGGGGTGAACTCTTCCAACGGCAATCCGATGTACGAGAAAGCCGACGGTTCTGTGGTTCAGTACAACCTGCAACAGGGCAATTTGGGCTGGCGTGTTTACGACCCGGCCAACCCGGCCGACATTTCGCAGACCAGCACAGGCCCCGGCGGCGCCGACCTTACCTTTCTGGGCAACACGCTACCCAAATGGCAGGGCGGCTGGAGCAACCAGTTCCGATTGGGGAGTTTCGACCTGGAGGTGTTCCTGCGCTATTCGGGCGGCAACTACATCATGAACGAAAGCTTGCGCGGCCTGCTGGGGCAGGGCTTTGCCAACAACCACGCGTCGATCCTCGGCCGGTGGACGGAAAGCGGCGACGAGGCCGACGTGCCGAAGCTTTACTCGGGTCAGGACGCCAATATGTGGCAGACGGGGGCCGCAAACTCGCGCTTTGTCGAAAAAGGCGATTTCCTGCGGGTGCAAAACATCGTGCTGGGCTACCGGGTGCCGTCCGACGTGTTGTCGTCGCTGTTCGGCACGACCATCACCTCCGTACGGGCGTTCGCACAGGTGCAGAACCTGCTGACGTTCTCCAAGTACTCGGGGCTCGATCCGGAGCTGAACCAGTACTCGTCGCAGCTGCAATACGGCGTAGACTGGAACGTCGCGCCGATCATCCGCACCTGGTCAGCCGGGATCAACATCGGCTTCTAA
- a CDS encoding response regulator transcription factor, producing MKILVVEDEPAVASLIRRGLTEEGHEVSVAMDGTTGWTMATGDPFDAIILDLMLPGMNGMEFCRQLRAGHNQTPVIMLTALGTTENVVAGLNHGADDYLVKPFKFSELLARLAAVTRRVQRHASSANVLRLEDLEVDIDAKLVRRGGEKINLTATEYRLLEYLMKQKGRVLTRINLLENVWDINFELGTNVVDVYINYLRKKVDKGFKSKLIHTVVGMGYVLRKEEEA from the coding sequence ATGAAGATACTGGTCGTAGAAGACGAACCTGCCGTCGCCTCGCTGATCCGGCGGGGACTGACGGAAGAAGGACACGAAGTGAGTGTGGCGATGGACGGCACGACGGGCTGGACGATGGCCACCGGCGATCCGTTCGACGCCATCATTCTGGACCTGATGCTGCCGGGCATGAACGGCATGGAATTTTGCCGGCAGTTGCGTGCGGGACACAACCAGACGCCCGTTATCATGCTGACGGCGCTGGGAACGACCGAGAACGTGGTGGCCGGACTGAACCACGGGGCCGACGATTACCTGGTCAAGCCCTTTAAGTTTTCGGAGCTGTTGGCGCGGCTGGCAGCTGTGACGCGGCGGGTGCAGCGGCATGCGTCGTCGGCCAACGTGCTGCGGCTGGAAGACCTGGAAGTCGACATCGACGCGAAACTGGTGCGGCGCGGGGGCGAAAAAATCAACCTGACGGCTACCGAATACCGCCTGTTGGAGTACCTGATGAAACAGAAAGGGCGTGTGCTGACGCGAATCAACCTGCTGGAAAACGTGTGGGACATCAACTTCGAGTTGGGTACCAACGTGGTCGATGTGTACATCAACTACCTGCGGAAGAAGGTCGACAAAGGATTTAAGTCCAAGTTGATTCATACGGTGGTAGGCATGGGGTACGTGTTACGAAAAGAAGAAGAAGCATGA
- a CDS encoding sensor histidine kinase, with the protein MTIRNKIALTFSLMTGTLILVLSVFLYLFVARFGQQAFMSRVRERAYIAARTQLEDDERNVAIYKDVRQNQLQTLPDEEDYILSANPSERHRQENEELHALPTWFYEEALSEGDAEFHQKNNFYVGIHYPTHQGDHLVLVRARDTYGAQSLATLRHILFTGFALSLILTFVLGRVFSHQIIQPIARIITNVNRIGASNLHLRLDTGNGKDELAELSQTFNRMLDRLETAFELQSNFVSNASHELRTPLTTVMGEAEFALKKPREAEVYVTSLENIYRESCRLNQLTSMLLRLSQIGYDGQKQQMAPVRLDELLLEFKRNLDERLPDNQVRLRFEDLPAEEEALQLICNQEWMELALHNVVHNGIKYSDNQPVQLALSADVHQQIITVQDRGIGVAPEDQDHLFEPFFRGQNVTTYQGNGIGLSLAGKIIRSFGGQITVDSTLGQGTTVTIAFRRVS; encoded by the coding sequence ATGACGATCCGCAACAAAATCGCGCTGACCTTCTCGCTGATGACCGGGACACTCATCCTGGTGCTGAGCGTGTTTTTGTACCTGTTCGTCGCGCGGTTCGGGCAACAGGCCTTTATGAGCCGGGTGCGGGAACGTGCCTACATTGCCGCCCGCACGCAATTGGAAGACGACGAGCGGAACGTGGCGATTTACAAAGATGTACGGCAGAACCAGCTCCAGACCCTGCCCGACGAGGAAGACTACATTCTGTCGGCCAATCCTTCCGAACGGCACCGTCAGGAAAACGAGGAGCTGCATGCCCTGCCCACCTGGTTTTATGAAGAGGCGCTGAGTGAAGGTGACGCTGAGTTTCATCAGAAAAACAATTTTTATGTGGGCATCCATTACCCCACTCATCAGGGAGATCACCTCGTGCTGGTGCGCGCCCGCGATACGTACGGCGCACAGAGCCTCGCCACGCTGCGGCACATTCTGTTCACCGGCTTTGCGCTGAGTCTGATCCTGACGTTTGTGCTGGGGCGCGTGTTTTCCCACCAGATCATTCAGCCCATCGCCCGGATCATTACCAACGTCAACCGCATCGGAGCCTCGAACCTGCACCTGCGGCTCGATACCGGGAACGGCAAAGACGAACTGGCCGAACTGTCGCAGACGTTCAACCGGATGCTCGATCGCCTCGAAACGGCCTTCGAACTGCAAAGCAACTTTGTCAGCAACGCCTCCCACGAACTGCGTACTCCTCTCACCACCGTGATGGGCGAAGCGGAGTTTGCCCTGAAGAAACCCCGCGAGGCCGAAGTCTACGTCACGTCGCTGGAAAACATCTACCGCGAGTCCTGTCGCCTCAACCAACTGACTTCCATGCTGTTGCGCCTTTCGCAAATCGGCTACGACGGGCAGAAACAACAAATGGCACCGGTCCGCCTCGACGAGCTGTTGCTCGAATTTAAGCGCAACCTCGACGAACGACTGCCCGACAACCAGGTGCGCCTGCGCTTCGAAGACCTTCCCGCCGAAGAAGAAGCCTTGCAGCTTATCTGCAACCAGGAGTGGATGGAACTGGCGCTGCACAACGTGGTGCACAACGGCATCAAGTATTCCGATAACCAACCCGTACAACTGGCGCTCTCGGCCGATGTCCACCAACAGATTATTACCGTACAGGACCGGGGCATCGGCGTAGCGCCGGAAGACCAGGACCATTTGTTCGAGCCCTTTTTCCGGGGGCAGAACGTAACTACCTACCAGGGCAACGGCATCGGACTGTCGCTGGCGGGCAAAATCATCCGTTCGTTTGGCGGACAAATCACCGTCGACTCCACGCTCGGGCAGGGCACAACGGTCACCATTGCCTTCCGCCGGGTTTCCTAA
- a CDS encoding bestrophin family protein → MLLKKHIPISYVFGKIKYEMIFVSIYAVIIGILDEDFHEDISVPLSVPMILGTAISLLLAFRSNQAYDRWWEARIIWGAIVNDSRSLTRQALTFVHDPTFSVEVLRWQEQFVKRQMAWCHSLGQALRGLDPIGRCRSLLSAEDLHFIEQHDNKPNALLLLHGRDIRRWLDEGLINAYQHVQLDETLTKLCDSMGKCERIKNTVFPTTYSLYLHLSLYFFVMLLPFGLVDYFGLIEIPLVIAIAAAFFLIEKMAVHLQDPFENKPTDTPVTTIANTIERNLRQMLDDQRPQTTPEVQTYYQM, encoded by the coding sequence ATGTTATTAAAGAAGCACATCCCGATCAGCTACGTCTTTGGGAAGATCAAATACGAAATGATTTTCGTTTCGATCTATGCCGTGATCATCGGCATCCTGGACGAAGATTTCCACGAAGATATTTCCGTACCGTTGTCGGTCCCGATGATTCTGGGCACGGCCATTTCGCTGCTGCTGGCGTTCCGTTCCAACCAGGCCTACGACCGCTGGTGGGAAGCCCGCATCATCTGGGGTGCCATTGTCAACGATTCGCGTTCTCTTACACGTCAGGCGCTTACGTTCGTACACGACCCGACGTTCTCGGTCGAAGTGCTGCGGTGGCAGGAGCAGTTTGTCAAACGGCAGATGGCGTGGTGCCACAGCCTGGGGCAGGCCCTGCGCGGCCTCGACCCGATTGGACGCTGCCGGTCGTTGCTGAGTGCCGAGGACCTGCATTTTATCGAACAGCACGACAACAAGCCCAATGCGTTGCTGCTGTTGCACGGGCGCGACATTCGCCGGTGGCTGGACGAGGGGTTGATCAACGCGTACCAACACGTGCAACTGGACGAGACCCTTACCAAACTGTGCGACTCGATGGGCAAATGCGAACGAATTAAAAACACGGTGTTTCCGACCACCTACAGCCTGTACCTGCACTTGTCGCTTTACTTCTTCGTCATGCTGCTGCCGTTCGGGTTGGTCGACTATTTCGGCTTGATCGAGATTCCGCTGGTCATTGCCATTGCGGCGGCGTTTTTCCTGATCGAGAAGATGGCCGTGCACCTACAAGACCCGTTCGAAAACAAGCCGACCGACACGCCGGTCACCACCATAGCCAACACCATCGAACGGAACCTACGTCAGATGCTGGACGACCAGCGCCCGCAAACCACACCGGAAGTACAGACTTATTACCAGATGTAA